Proteins encoded within one genomic window of Amorphoplanes friuliensis DSM 7358:
- a CDS encoding GroES family chaperonin: MLHDRVLVRLDGGDGERRSSAGIVIPATASLGKRLSWAKAVGVGPNVRSIVVGDRVLFDPDDRAEVELHGKEYVLLRERDVHAVAATRVESDGTGLYL, encoded by the coding sequence ATGTTGCACGACCGCGTCCTGGTCCGCCTCGACGGCGGTGACGGCGAACGCCGATCCAGCGCCGGCATCGTGATTCCCGCCACCGCCTCCCTGGGCAAACGCCTGTCCTGGGCCAAAGCCGTCGGCGTGGGCCCGAACGTCCGTTCCATCGTCGTGGGCGACCGGGTCCTCTTCGACCCGGACGACCGCGCCGAGGTGGAGTTGCACGGCAAGGAGTACGTCCTCCTCCGCGAACGCGACGTCCACGCCGTGGCGGCGACCCGCGTCGAGTCGGACGGAACGGGCCTCTACCTCTGA
- a CDS encoding SAM-dependent methyltransferase, with amino-acid sequence MDLPRHHTIREGDLRICNPFTPRKLATLGQVIKLRAGDTLLDLASGRGEMLCTWSRDHGVSGTGVDISTVSTDVARLRATEFGVADKVEFLHGDAGEFVAETPVDVAACIGATGIGGGVPGTVRLLERSLRPGGMLLVGEPFWRREPPDQETIEACHAERRDDWRDLTGLVTVFHELGWDLVEMVLADGDGWDRYAAAHWLNIRRWLDANPDDELAPAFREELTTDPLSYVRYRRNFLGWGVFALLKR; translated from the coding sequence ATGGATCTTCCGCGTCATCACACGATCCGCGAGGGCGATCTTCGGATCTGTAACCCCTTCACACCCCGGAAGCTGGCCACGCTCGGTCAGGTCATCAAGCTGCGCGCCGGCGACACCCTGCTCGATCTGGCCAGTGGCCGGGGCGAGATGCTCTGCACGTGGTCGCGGGACCACGGCGTCTCCGGCACCGGTGTCGACATCAGCACCGTTTCCACCGACGTGGCCCGGCTGCGCGCCACCGAGTTCGGTGTTGCCGACAAGGTCGAGTTTCTGCACGGCGACGCCGGTGAGTTTGTCGCCGAGACGCCGGTCGACGTTGCTGCGTGCATCGGGGCGACCGGGATCGGCGGGGGTGTGCCCGGCACCGTGCGTCTGCTCGAGCGCAGTCTGCGCCCGGGCGGGATGCTGCTCGTCGGGGAGCCGTTCTGGCGTCGGGAGCCGCCGGACCAGGAGACGATCGAGGCCTGTCACGCCGAGCGGCGGGACGACTGGCGGGACCTGACCGGCCTGGTCACGGTGTTCCACGAGCTCGGCTGGGACCTGGTCGAGATGGTCCTGGCCGACGGTGACGGCTGGGACCGCTACGCGGCGGCGCACTGGCTGAACATCCGCCGCTGGCTCGACGCCAACCCGGACGATGAGCTTGCTCCAGCATTCCGGGAGGAGCTGACCACCGACCCGCTGAGTTACGTGCGGTACCGGCGTAATTTCCTCGGCTGGGGAGTGTTTGCCCTGCTCAAGCGGTAG
- a CDS encoding FUSC family protein produces MTDAGAQHRLASVLAEVRGRSRSGAGAGWSRVRGGFPLALQAGLAAGLAWFIAHDVIGRPSPFFAPIAAVITLASSVGQRARRTIELVVGVAIGIGIGDAIILLIGSGPWQIGLVVVLAIVVAAAVGGGTPLVVQSASSAVLVATLTSGTGLPYTRFFDALVGGAVGLTVMTVLLPLNPLTVVRRSADPALEAFTEGLHAIADGLSGRDADAVKAALDRLRSAEANFAAFDQAAAAASENVAFAPARWRARGALSQYVEGADQLTYALRNVRVLARRVMTALQDDEPVPECLPTSVRLLGDAVELLREEWARGVEPIATRERALRAAAESGRAYDEGVGFSGGVVVAQVRTTVSDLLRATGIEYAEAPRLVRRAVGWHGRPRTVRRKPGRSRPGASGRGPS; encoded by the coding sequence ATGACGGACGCCGGGGCGCAGCACAGGCTCGCGTCCGTTCTGGCCGAAGTGCGCGGCCGGTCACGGTCCGGCGCCGGTGCCGGCTGGTCCCGCGTACGCGGTGGTTTCCCGCTCGCGCTGCAGGCCGGACTGGCCGCCGGGCTGGCCTGGTTCATCGCGCACGACGTCATCGGGCGCCCCAGCCCGTTCTTCGCCCCGATCGCCGCCGTCATCACGCTCGCCTCGTCCGTCGGGCAGCGCGCCCGCCGCACGATCGAGCTGGTCGTCGGCGTGGCCATCGGCATCGGCATCGGCGACGCGATCATCCTGCTCATCGGCAGCGGCCCGTGGCAGATCGGCCTGGTCGTCGTCCTGGCCATCGTCGTCGCCGCGGCCGTCGGCGGCGGTACGCCCCTGGTCGTGCAGTCCGCCTCGTCGGCGGTGCTGGTCGCCACGCTGACCTCGGGCACCGGGCTGCCGTACACCCGCTTCTTCGACGCGTTGGTCGGTGGTGCGGTGGGTCTGACGGTGATGACGGTCCTGCTGCCCCTGAACCCCCTGACCGTGGTGCGCCGATCCGCCGACCCCGCGCTGGAGGCCTTCACCGAAGGGCTGCACGCGATCGCGGACGGGCTTTCCGGCCGGGACGCCGACGCCGTGAAGGCCGCGCTCGACCGGCTCCGCAGCGCCGAGGCCAACTTCGCCGCGTTCGACCAGGCGGCCGCCGCGGCCAGCGAGAACGTCGCCTTCGCACCGGCGCGGTGGCGGGCCCGCGGTGCTCTCAGCCAGTACGTCGAAGGCGCCGACCAGCTCACCTACGCCCTGCGGAACGTCCGGGTGCTCGCCCGTCGCGTGATGACGGCACTGCAGGACGACGAACCCGTCCCGGAGTGCCTGCCGACCTCCGTCCGGCTGCTCGGCGACGCCGTCGAACTGCTTCGCGAGGAATGGGCCCGAGGCGTCGAGCCGATCGCCACCCGCGAACGTGCACTGCGGGCTGCCGCCGAGTCCGGCCGCGCGTACGACGAGGGTGTCGGCTTCTCCGGCGGTGTGGTCGTCGCCCAGGTGCGCACGACGGTCTCGGATCTGCTCAGAGCCACCGGCATCGAGTACGCCGAGGCGCCCCGGCTGGTCCGGCGGGCCGTCGGGTGGCACGGGCGGCCGCGTACCGTCCGGAGGAAGCCCGGCCGGTCACGGCCCGGAGCCTCGGGTCGCGGCCCTTCCTGA
- a CDS encoding HD domain-containing protein: MAAVTSLGDRWVAAARGAGATAGDADLAAAGEYLLARWSEPQRQYHTVAHLTAVLDVIDEFATLAPGADRVRLAAWLHDAVYDPRALGDTNERDSAEFAEGLLTTLGAPDEVAAEVARLVGLTAGHATNDDDPDGELLCDADLAILASTPDDYAAYTAAIRREYAHVPDEAFRGGRTQVLKALLELPSIYRHAPLRQAWEDRARANLEAELKTLG, encoded by the coding sequence ATGGCGGCCGTGACATCTCTTGGGGACCGGTGGGTTGCGGCGGCGCGGGGTGCCGGGGCGACGGCCGGGGACGCGGATCTGGCGGCGGCCGGCGAATACCTGTTGGCACGCTGGTCGGAGCCGCAGCGGCAGTACCACACCGTGGCGCATCTGACGGCCGTCCTGGACGTGATCGACGAGTTCGCCACGCTGGCACCGGGCGCGGACCGGGTGCGGCTCGCGGCCTGGTTGCACGACGCGGTCTACGACCCGCGGGCGCTGGGCGACACCAACGAGCGTGACAGCGCGGAGTTCGCCGAAGGCCTGCTCACGACGCTGGGGGCGCCGGACGAGGTGGCCGCTGAGGTGGCGCGGCTGGTCGGGCTGACGGCCGGGCACGCGACGAACGACGACGACCCCGACGGTGAGCTGCTCTGCGACGCCGACCTGGCGATCCTGGCGAGCACACCGGACGACTACGCGGCTTACACGGCCGCGATCCGCCGCGAGTACGCCCACGTGCCCGACGAGGCTTTCCGCGGCGGCCGCACGCAGGTGCTGAAGGCGTTGCTCGAGCTGCCGTCGATCTATCGCCACGCGCCGCTGCGGCAGGCCTGGGAGGACCGGGCTCGGGCCAATCTCGAGGCGGAACTCAAGACTTTGGGGTGA
- a CDS encoding DUF4031 domain-containing protein, with protein sequence MILVDEPRWPGRGRLWSHLVSDVSYDELHVFAEMLGAPRRAFDRDHYDIPENRFPMALLLGATLVRSRDLSARLRAAGLRRPKHLTPKS encoded by the coding sequence TTGATCCTCGTCGACGAGCCACGCTGGCCGGGCCGGGGCCGCCTCTGGTCCCACCTGGTCAGCGACGTGTCCTACGACGAGCTGCACGTCTTCGCCGAGATGCTGGGCGCGCCGCGGCGGGCGTTCGACCGGGACCACTACGACATCCCGGAAAACCGTTTCCCGATGGCGCTGCTGCTCGGCGCCACCCTGGTCCGGTCCCGGGACCTCTCCGCCCGGCTGCGCGCGGCCGGACTGCGCCGGCCGAAGCACCTCACCCCAAAGTCTTGA
- a CDS encoding glycerol-3-phosphate dehydrogenase/oxidase: MRSPSVSRYAAGRLSPIRRVSDLRRLRDEQFDVLVVGGGVTGAGAALDAASRGLSVALVEARDLAAGTSSRSSKLIHGGLRYLEQLELHLVHEALTERGLLTSRLAPHLVRPVPILVPLPAASPPARVWQRAYYGLGVAAYDAFAGIFGSGRGMPLHRHLTRDGARHMFPSLRADKISGAIRYFDGQVDDARLVVNLARTAASLGAAVVTSARVTGFVREAREVVGVKVRDLEAPGSPEFEVRARTVVAATGVWSDDLSRMLKDVGVRPGLRVRASKGVHLVVPRSAITGEAGLILRTPTSVLFVIPWGGHWIIGTTDTDWQLDRSHPAASARDIRYLLDQVNTVLDRPLTTDDIEGVYAGLRPLLSGEADSTSKLSREHAVVEPMLGLLLVAGGKYTTYRVMAADVIDRAVRRLGGPARPSRTDQLPLLGADGFWAAWRDRQDIARRHGVTAGVIEHLLERYGTLTVHLLAMIEANPELATPLSGAPEYLAAEIAYAAQAEGALHLDDVLTRRTRISIETSHRGAETAAHAAAVMGDALGWDKAVRDREIEHYLARVEAERQSQKMPDDLTADAARLGVPDVRGYAADRGTELLEVDL; this comes from the coding sequence GTGCGCTCTCCCTCGGTCTCACGCTATGCAGCCGGCCGGCTCTCCCCGATCCGTCGTGTCTCGGACCTGCGACGGCTCCGGGACGAGCAGTTCGACGTGCTTGTCGTCGGCGGCGGGGTCACCGGCGCCGGAGCCGCTCTCGACGCCGCGTCGCGGGGCCTGAGCGTCGCCCTGGTCGAGGCCCGTGACCTGGCCGCCGGCACCTCCAGCCGGTCCAGCAAGCTGATCCACGGCGGCCTGCGTTATCTCGAGCAGCTCGAGCTCCACCTCGTGCACGAGGCGCTGACCGAGCGTGGCCTGCTGACCAGCCGGCTCGCGCCGCACCTCGTCCGGCCCGTGCCGATCCTGGTGCCGCTCCCGGCCGCCTCGCCGCCCGCGCGGGTCTGGCAGCGGGCCTATTACGGCCTCGGTGTCGCCGCCTACGACGCCTTCGCCGGGATCTTCGGCAGCGGCCGCGGCATGCCGCTGCACCGCCACCTGACCCGCGACGGCGCCCGGCACATGTTCCCCAGCCTGCGCGCCGACAAGATCAGCGGTGCGATCCGCTACTTCGACGGGCAGGTCGACGACGCCCGGCTGGTCGTCAACCTCGCCCGCACCGCTGCCAGCCTCGGTGCCGCGGTGGTCACCAGCGCCCGCGTCACCGGTTTTGTGCGCGAGGCGCGCGAGGTCGTCGGGGTCAAGGTCCGCGACCTCGAGGCGCCCGGCTCACCGGAGTTCGAGGTGCGCGCCCGCACGGTCGTCGCCGCCACCGGTGTGTGGAGCGACGACCTGTCCCGCATGCTCAAGGACGTCGGTGTCCGCCCGGGCCTGCGCGTCCGCGCCTCCAAGGGCGTCCACCTGGTCGTGCCGCGCTCGGCGATCACCGGCGAGGCCGGCCTGATCCTGCGGACACCCACCTCGGTGCTCTTCGTGATCCCGTGGGGCGGCCATTGGATCATCGGTACGACCGACACCGACTGGCAGCTGGACCGGTCACACCCGGCCGCGTCCGCACGGGACATCCGCTATCTGCTCGACCAGGTCAACACCGTGCTCGACCGGCCACTGACCACCGACGACATCGAGGGCGTCTACGCCGGGCTGCGACCGCTGCTCTCCGGCGAGGCCGACTCCACCTCGAAGCTGTCCCGTGAGCACGCCGTTGTCGAGCCGATGCTCGGGCTGCTGCTCGTCGCCGGCGGGAAATACACGACCTACCGCGTGATGGCCGCCGACGTCATCGACCGGGCCGTGCGCCGCCTCGGCGGGCCCGCGCGGCCGTCCCGCACCGACCAGCTCCCGCTGCTCGGCGCCGACGGCTTCTGGGCCGCCTGGCGGGACAGGCAGGACATCGCCCGCCGCCACGGTGTCACGGCCGGCGTGATCGAGCACCTGCTCGAGCGGTACGGCACGCTCACCGTGCACCTGCTCGCGATGATCGAGGCGAACCCCGAGCTGGCGACCCCGCTGTCCGGCGCGCCCGAATACCTGGCGGCCGAGATCGCGTACGCCGCCCAGGCGGAAGGCGCCCTGCACCTCGACGACGTCCTGACCCGCCGGACCCGCATCTCGATCGAGACGTCGCACCGCGGTGCCGAGACCGCCGCGCACGCCGCCGCCGTCATGGGAGACGCCCTGGGCTGGGACAAGGCGGTCCGCGACCGGGAGATCGAGCACTACCTGGCGCGGGTCGAGGCCGAACGGCAGTCGCAGAAGATGCCCGACGACCTCACCGCCGACGCGGCCCGCCTCGGAGTCCCCGACGTCCGGGGTTACGCGGCCGACCGCGGCACGGAACTGCTCGAAGTCGACCTTTGA
- a CDS encoding winged helix-turn-helix transcriptional regulator: MRRVELIDADCGIEQALGVLTDWWTFLVVRDIAGGVTRFEALQRSLGVSRRALTERLAALVSHGVLRREAYSEHPPRFDYLLTAKGEGLLPVLIALQDWGTRHVLGDGSLTATAAPTSAEAHRVHGLVGHLVPVVPISRWTVLYFFPGAYPSAADYPPGWGDIPGAGGCTLESLTYASRADDFAAAGVQVKGVSTQRPDQLEAFAAHAGLPFPLVSDQDAKVAAGLRLPTFRASGVDRFKRLSLLVDASATIRAVQYPITDPAASVTEMLELATGFGLARTQPAIGGSDGR; encoded by the coding sequence GTGCGCAGGGTCGAACTCATTGATGCCGACTGCGGCATCGAGCAGGCCCTCGGCGTGCTCACGGACTGGTGGACCTTCCTGGTGGTCCGCGACATCGCCGGCGGTGTGACCCGCTTCGAGGCTCTGCAGCGCTCGCTGGGCGTGAGCCGCCGTGCTCTGACCGAGCGCCTGGCCGCCCTGGTCTCCCACGGTGTGCTGCGGCGCGAGGCCTACTCGGAGCACCCGCCGCGCTTCGACTACCTGCTCACGGCCAAGGGTGAGGGCCTGCTCCCGGTGCTCATCGCGCTGCAGGACTGGGGCACGCGGCACGTGCTGGGCGACGGTTCCCTGACCGCGACGGCCGCACCGACCTCGGCCGAGGCCCACCGTGTGCACGGCCTGGTCGGCCACCTGGTCCCGGTCGTGCCGATCTCACGCTGGACGGTTCTCTACTTCTTCCCAGGCGCCTATCCGAGTGCCGCTGACTACCCGCCGGGCTGGGGCGACATCCCGGGCGCGGGCGGCTGCACGCTCGAGTCGCTGACCTACGCGTCCCGTGCCGACGATTTTGCGGCCGCCGGGGTGCAGGTCAAGGGCGTGAGCACCCAGCGGCCGGACCAGCTGGAGGCCTTCGCGGCGCACGCCGGGCTGCCGTTCCCGCTGGTCTCCGACCAGGACGCCAAGGTCGCCGCCGGGCTACGCCTGCCGACCTTCCGCGCCTCGGGAGTCGACCGCTTCAAGCGGCTGTCGTTGCTGGTCGACGCCTCTGCGACGATCCGGGCGGTGCAATATCCGATCACCGACCCGGCGGCCTCGGTGACCGAGATGCTGGAGCTCGCGACGGGGTTCGGTCTTGCCCGCACGCAGCCGGCGATCGGCGGGAGCGACGGTCGGTGA
- a CDS encoding MFS transporter yields MTRTGAGTVSVFWRWWAAGTSSDLGSAVGGVALPLTALTVLDATAFEMGMIAAAGYVAWIVIGLPAGIIVQRLPLRGTQVAADLIRAAAVASIPVAWWLGVLTVTQLIVAALVVSFAHVIFFVANTTFLPEIVSRDQLQSRNSLTSGTHATTQLAGPSLGGLAVQLLGAVPTLLVDAVSYLVSAALLRTLPARHGHRPDRPTPMGAMIREGWAFVVKHPMMGPTMWAATAMNFVSGAYHALFALYLVRELHAPAGVVGVLLAMDGLGTLIGAALTTRVTNALGTARGLIILGFVEAAGAFLIPVGTGWAAYAAFTAGVLITACLSCIFSVTTRTYRQIASPPELLSRVMATVRFVSWGAIPVGGLVAGALAGPFGARATLFVFAFAALLGPLALFFSPVRGERDLVLPPVPEREASAR; encoded by the coding sequence CTGACTCGAACGGGGGCGGGGACCGTGAGCGTGTTCTGGCGATGGTGGGCGGCCGGCACCAGCAGTGATCTGGGTTCGGCCGTCGGTGGAGTGGCCCTGCCACTGACCGCGCTCACGGTCCTCGATGCGACAGCGTTCGAGATGGGCATGATCGCGGCGGCCGGGTACGTGGCCTGGATCGTGATCGGCCTGCCCGCCGGGATCATCGTGCAGCGGCTGCCCCTGCGCGGCACGCAGGTCGCGGCGGACCTGATCCGGGCGGCCGCCGTGGCCTCGATCCCGGTGGCCTGGTGGCTCGGCGTACTCACCGTCACCCAGCTGATCGTCGCGGCGCTGGTGGTCAGCTTCGCGCACGTCATCTTCTTCGTCGCGAACACCACGTTCCTGCCGGAGATCGTCAGCCGTGACCAGCTCCAGTCGCGCAACAGCCTGACCTCGGGCACCCACGCGACGACCCAGCTCGCCGGGCCGTCGCTCGGTGGTCTGGCGGTGCAGCTCCTCGGCGCGGTGCCGACCCTGCTGGTCGACGCGGTCAGCTATCTCGTGTCGGCCGCCCTGCTCCGCACCCTGCCGGCCCGGCACGGCCACCGGCCCGACCGGCCCACGCCGATGGGCGCGATGATCCGCGAGGGCTGGGCGTTTGTCGTCAAGCACCCGATGATGGGCCCGACGATGTGGGCGGCGACCGCGATGAACTTCGTCAGCGGCGCGTACCACGCGCTCTTTGCGCTCTACCTGGTGCGGGAGCTGCACGCCCCGGCCGGTGTGGTCGGTGTGCTGCTGGCGATGGACGGCCTCGGCACGCTGATCGGTGCGGCGCTGACCACCCGGGTCACCAACGCCCTGGGTACGGCCCGCGGACTGATCATCCTCGGCTTCGTGGAGGCGGCCGGCGCGTTCCTCATCCCGGTCGGTACGGGCTGGGCCGCCTACGCCGCGTTCACCGCCGGTGTGTTGATCACCGCGTGCCTGAGCTGCATCTTCAGCGTGACCACCCGGACGTACCGGCAGATCGCCAGCCCGCCGGAGCTGTTGTCGCGGGTGATGGCGACGGTCCGCTTCGTCTCGTGGGGTGCGATCCCCGTCGGCGGGCTCGTGGCGGGTGCGCTGGCCGGACCGTTCGGTGCCAGGGCCACGCTGTTCGTCTTCGCGTTCGCCGCCCTGCTCGGACCGCTCGCGCTCTTCTTCTCGCCCGTCCGGGGCGAGCGCGACCTGGTCCTTCCGCCCGTTCCGGAACGGGAAGCGTCCGCCCGGTAG
- a CDS encoding GNAT family N-acetyltransferase — translation MDSEFWISELTDDDVPAVVALCRTALDLPEDAAEAAEIVLRLRETTGTAGWSATPRKLAGFIALRSAGAGPAAAGAALSGEPVSVTGGRVIGVVLGSVSHRDRSIGHVDLVAVDPRERRRGVARALVSRVEGALAGLGAGDIVIAGNAPYYAWPGIDVRYTPAICAAMAFGFEQDQPAWNMTVDTAVAGLESTADHEERLAGEGITVRRAGAEDVPALVSFALATFGGGWAGEITHSVGRDQAGCHLALAKDGSILGFAAYGSSRPSWFGPMGTATAARGLGIGALLLRRCLADQRAAGHETVQIGWVGPLPFYSKAVGARVERVFLLYRKQL, via the coding sequence GTGGACAGCGAGTTCTGGATCTCCGAACTGACCGATGACGACGTGCCCGCCGTGGTTGCTCTGTGCCGGACCGCGCTCGATCTGCCGGAGGACGCCGCCGAGGCAGCGGAGATCGTGCTGCGGCTGCGGGAGACCACCGGGACCGCCGGGTGGTCCGCGACGCCGCGCAAGCTGGCCGGGTTCATCGCGCTCAGGTCGGCCGGTGCCGGTCCCGCCGCGGCCGGTGCCGCCCTGTCCGGAGAGCCGGTGTCCGTCACCGGCGGCCGGGTCATCGGGGTGGTGCTGGGCTCGGTGTCGCACCGCGACCGGTCGATCGGCCACGTCGACCTGGTGGCCGTCGATCCCCGGGAGCGCCGCCGCGGTGTCGCCCGCGCGCTGGTGTCCCGGGTCGAGGGTGCGCTGGCCGGGCTGGGTGCCGGTGACATCGTCATCGCCGGCAACGCTCCGTACTACGCGTGGCCCGGCATCGACGTGCGGTACACCCCGGCGATCTGCGCCGCGATGGCGTTCGGCTTCGAGCAGGACCAGCCCGCGTGGAACATGACCGTCGACACCGCCGTGGCCGGGCTCGAGTCCACCGCCGACCACGAGGAACGCCTGGCGGGCGAGGGCATCACCGTGCGGCGGGCCGGCGCCGAGGACGTGCCCGCGCTGGTCAGCTTCGCGCTGGCGACCTTCGGTGGGGGCTGGGCGGGCGAGATCACCCACTCGGTCGGCCGGGACCAGGCCGGTTGCCATCTGGCGCTGGCCAAGGACGGGTCGATCCTGGGCTTCGCCGCGTACGGGTCGTCGCGGCCGAGCTGGTTCGGGCCGATGGGCACCGCGACCGCCGCCCGGGGGCTGGGCATCGGGGCGTTGCTGCTGCGCCGGTGCCTCGCCGACCAGCGGGCCGCCGGTCACGAGACGGTGCAGATCGGCTGGGTGGGGCCGCTGCCGTTCTACTCCAAGGCCGTCGGCGCCCGCGTCGAACGGGTGTTCCTGCTCTACCGCAAGCAGCTCTGA